A section of the Agromyces aurantiacus genome encodes:
- a CDS encoding ABC transporter ATP-binding protein produces the protein MASPVLQFQHVSVVRDGNTILDDIDWSVGSDERWVILGPNGAGKTTLLQIAAAAMHPTSGSAEVLQESLGKVDVFELRPMIGFASTAMARRIPKNETVLDAVLTAAYSVTGRWNEEYEGIDDRRAQRVLKEWGLEGFAGRRFGSLSDGEQKRVQIARSVMTDPELLLLDEPAASLDLGAREELVALLGGFASSPTSPAIVMVTHHVEEIPAGFTHAMLLAGGKIRASGPIAEALTGETLSETFGMPIELSERDGRYTARRTAA, from the coding sequence ATGGCCTCTCCTGTTCTGCAGTTCCAGCATGTGTCGGTGGTCCGCGACGGCAACACGATCCTCGACGACATCGACTGGAGCGTCGGATCCGACGAGCGCTGGGTGATCCTCGGGCCGAACGGCGCGGGCAAGACCACGCTGCTGCAGATCGCCGCCGCGGCCATGCACCCCACGTCGGGCTCTGCAGAGGTGCTGCAGGAATCGCTCGGCAAGGTCGACGTGTTCGAGCTGCGTCCGATGATCGGCTTCGCCTCCACGGCGATGGCCCGCCGCATCCCGAAGAACGAGACCGTGCTCGACGCCGTGCTCACGGCGGCCTACTCGGTCACGGGCCGCTGGAACGAGGAGTACGAGGGCATCGACGACCGGCGCGCGCAGCGCGTGCTGAAGGAGTGGGGCCTCGAGGGGTTCGCGGGCCGCCGGTTCGGCAGCCTGTCCGACGGCGAGCAGAAGCGCGTGCAGATCGCCCGCTCGGTCATGACCGACCCCGAGCTGCTGCTGCTCGACGAGCCCGCCGCGTCGCTCGACCTCGGCGCCCGTGAAGAGCTCGTTGCGCTCCTCGGCGGGTTCGCCTCGTCGCCGACGTCGCCGGCGATCGTCATGGTCACCCACCACGTCGAGGAGATCCCGGCGGGCTTCACGCACGCGATGCTCCTCGCCGGCGGGAAGATCCGCGCCTCCGGCCCCATCGCCGAGGCGCTCACGGGGGAGACGCTCAGCGAGACGTTCGGCATGCCGATCGAGCTGAGCGAGCGCGACGGGCGGTACACCGCGCGCCGCACGGCCGCCTGA
- the glgC gene encoding glucose-1-phosphate adenylyltransferase, with protein MVATRKIFGIVLAGGEGKRLMPLTEDRAKPGVPFGGQYRLIDFALSNLVNSGLRQMVVLTQYKSHSLDRHVSQTWRLDGMLGSYIASVPAQQRLGKRWFSGSADAILQSLNLIYDEQPDIIVVVGADHVYRMDFSQMIQAHIDSGAEATVAAIRQPISLANQFGVIEVDAKSPERIHRFLEKPSDPEGLPDSPDEVLASMGNYVFNADALIDAVLRDGERTDSSHDMGGDIIPAFVAQGTAGVYDLKRNDVPGSTDRDRYYWRDVGTIDSFFEAHQDLISVLPVFNLYNQEWPIFSQQVNSPPAKFTRDARGSLGTVIDSIVSLGSVISGAHVERSVLGPWAIVGSGANVSDSILFDRARIEAGATVRRAILDKEVVVEEGAHIGLNRAEDLARGFVVTDSGITVVGKGSHVRATA; from the coding sequence ATGGTGGCGACGCGCAAGATCTTCGGCATTGTCCTCGCTGGCGGCGAGGGCAAGCGCCTGATGCCCCTCACCGAGGACCGGGCCAAGCCCGGCGTCCCGTTCGGCGGGCAGTACCGGCTCATCGACTTCGCGCTGTCGAACCTCGTCAACTCGGGCCTGCGCCAGATGGTGGTGCTCACGCAGTACAAGTCGCACAGCCTCGACCGGCACGTGTCGCAGACGTGGCGGCTCGACGGCATGCTCGGCTCGTACATCGCCTCGGTGCCCGCGCAGCAGCGCCTCGGCAAGCGCTGGTTCTCGGGGTCGGCCGACGCCATCCTGCAGAGCCTCAACCTCATCTACGACGAGCAGCCCGACATCATCGTCGTGGTCGGCGCCGACCACGTGTACCGCATGGACTTCAGCCAGATGATCCAGGCGCACATCGACTCGGGCGCCGAGGCCACCGTCGCCGCCATCCGCCAGCCGATCTCGCTCGCGAACCAGTTCGGCGTCATCGAGGTCGACGCGAAGTCGCCCGAGCGCATCCACCGGTTCCTCGAGAAGCCGAGCGACCCCGAGGGCCTGCCCGACTCCCCCGACGAGGTGCTCGCCTCGATGGGCAACTACGTCTTCAACGCCGACGCGCTCATCGACGCGGTGCTGCGCGACGGCGAGCGCACCGACTCGAGCCACGACATGGGCGGCGACATCATCCCCGCGTTCGTGGCGCAGGGCACCGCCGGCGTGTACGACCTCAAGCGCAACGACGTGCCGGGCTCGACCGACCGCGACCGCTACTACTGGCGCGACGTGGGAACGATCGACTCGTTCTTCGAGGCCCACCAGGACCTCATCTCGGTGCTGCCGGTGTTCAACCTCTACAACCAGGAGTGGCCGATCTTCAGCCAGCAGGTGAACTCGCCGCCCGCGAAGTTCACCCGCGACGCGCGCGGGTCGCTCGGCACCGTGATCGACTCGATCGTCTCGCTCGGCTCGGTCATCTCGGGCGCGCACGTGGAGCGCAGCGTGCTCGGCCCGTGGGCGATCGTGGGCTCGGGAGCGAACGTGTCCGACTCGATCCTGTTCGACCGTGCGCGCATCGAGGCCGGGGCGACCGTGCGCCGGGCGATCCTCGACAAGGAGGTCGTCGTCGAGGAGGGCGCCCACATCGGCCTGAACCGCGCGGAGGACCTCGCGCGCGGCTTCGTGGTCACCGACAGCGGCATCACGGTGGTGGGCAAGGGCTCGCACGTCCGGGCCACCGCGTGA
- a CDS encoding TrmH family RNA methyltransferase, with product MRIEHVRDAATDAVADYASLTDVALRSITEPERGIFIAESAKVIRRALDAGCVPRSVLMEEKWLPGLQAALEPFDIPVHLADPAQLEAITGYRVHRGALAAFERPALPDPGVLLAASRRVAILEDIVDHTNVGAIFRSVAALGADAVLVTPRCADPLYRRSVRVSMGTVFQVPWTRLPEWQAARELLTGHGFRVAALALSDDAVTMRQLAADPPERLALVLGAEGDGLSRQALAAADTVVTIPMAHGVDSLNVAAAAAVALYALA from the coding sequence ATGCGAATCGAACACGTGCGGGACGCCGCGACCGACGCCGTCGCCGACTACGCCAGTCTGACGGATGTGGCGCTGCGCAGCATCACCGAACCGGAGCGCGGCATCTTCATCGCCGAGTCGGCCAAGGTGATCCGCCGGGCCCTCGACGCCGGATGCGTGCCCCGCTCGGTGCTCATGGAGGAGAAGTGGCTGCCCGGCCTGCAGGCCGCGCTCGAGCCGTTCGACATCCCCGTGCACCTCGCCGACCCCGCCCAGCTCGAGGCGATCACGGGCTACCGCGTGCACCGCGGCGCGCTCGCCGCGTTCGAGCGGCCCGCCCTGCCCGACCCCGGCGTGCTGCTCGCGGCGTCTCGGCGCGTCGCGATCCTCGAGGACATCGTCGACCACACCAACGTCGGCGCGATCTTCCGCTCGGTCGCCGCGCTCGGCGCCGATGCGGTGCTCGTGACGCCGCGGTGCGCCGACCCGCTCTACCGGCGCAGCGTGCGGGTGAGCATGGGCACCGTGTTCCAGGTGCCGTGGACCCGGCTCCCCGAGTGGCAGGCGGCGCGCGAGCTGCTCACCGGGCACGGCTTCCGCGTGGCCGCCCTCGCCCTGAGCGACGACGCGGTCACGATGCGCCAGCTCGCCGCCGATCCGCCCGAGCGCCTCGCGCTGGTGCTCGGCGCCGAGGGCGATGGGCTCTCGCGGCAGGCGCTCGCGGCCGCCGACACCGTCGTCACCATCCCCATGGCGCACGGCGTCGATTCGCTGAACGTCGCGGCGGCCGCGGCCGTCGCGTTGTACGCGCTCGCATAG
- the glgA gene encoding glycogen synthase — protein sequence MRVDLLTREYPPEIYGGAGVHVAELVRALRRDLDVQVRCFGAPRDEAGTTGYATPAEFAAANAALATMGVDLLMAQDAAGADLVHSHTWYANFAGFTAKQLHGIPHVVTAHSLEPLRPWKAEQLGGGYRVSSWVERTAFEDADAVIAVSDGMRRDILRSYPGIDPDRVSVVYNGIDLADWKPNDDPDQVRALGVDPDRPSIVFVGRITRQKGLPYLLRAARSLPADVQLVLCAGAPDTPEIMAEVSGLVAELGRTREGVVWIDRHLPRDELTALLTAATAFVCPSVYEPLGIVNLEAMACGAAVVGTATGGIPEVVDDGVTGVLVPIEQHDDGTGTPLDPDRFVADLAEALTRVVSDPDRAAQMGAAGRRRAEEHFAWDAIGAATRALYERVLAGR from the coding sequence ATGCGAGTCGACCTCCTCACCCGGGAATACCCGCCCGAGATCTACGGAGGGGCGGGCGTCCACGTCGCCGAGCTCGTCCGCGCGCTGCGGCGCGACCTCGACGTGCAGGTGCGCTGCTTCGGGGCACCGCGCGACGAAGCAGGCACCACCGGCTATGCGACGCCGGCCGAGTTCGCGGCCGCCAACGCCGCATTGGCGACGATGGGCGTCGACCTGCTGATGGCCCAGGATGCCGCGGGGGCCGACCTCGTGCACTCGCACACGTGGTACGCCAACTTCGCGGGATTCACCGCCAAGCAGCTGCACGGCATCCCGCACGTCGTGACGGCGCACAGCCTCGAACCGCTGCGGCCGTGGAAGGCCGAGCAGCTCGGCGGGGGGTACCGGGTCTCGAGCTGGGTGGAGCGGACCGCGTTCGAGGACGCCGACGCGGTGATCGCCGTGAGCGACGGCATGCGCCGCGACATCCTGCGCTCGTACCCCGGCATCGACCCCGACCGCGTCTCGGTCGTGTACAACGGCATCGACCTGGCCGACTGGAAGCCCAACGACGACCCCGACCAGGTGCGCGCGCTCGGCGTCGACCCCGACCGGCCGTCGATCGTGTTCGTGGGCCGCATCACCCGGCAGAAGGGCCTGCCCTACCTGCTGCGCGCCGCACGCTCGCTGCCCGCCGACGTGCAGCTCGTGCTCTGCGCCGGGGCGCCCGACACCCCCGAGATCATGGCCGAGGTCTCAGGGCTCGTCGCCGAGCTCGGGCGGACCCGCGAAGGCGTGGTCTGGATCGACCGGCACCTGCCGCGCGACGAGCTCACCGCGCTCCTCACGGCCGCGACCGCGTTCGTGTGCCCCTCGGTGTACGAGCCGCTCGGCATCGTCAACCTCGAGGCCATGGCGTGCGGCGCGGCCGTCGTCGGCACGGCGACCGGCGGCATCCCCGAGGTCGTGGACGACGGCGTCACGGGCGTCCTCGTGCCCATCGAGCAGCACGACGACGGCACCGGGACCCCGCTCGATCCCGACCGGTTCGTCGCAGACCTGGCCGAGGCGCTCACGCGCGTCGTGAGCGACCCGGATCGCGCCGCGCAGATGGGCGCGGCGGGGCGGCGGCGCGCGGAGGAGCACTTCGCGTGGGACGCCATCGGGGCGGCCACGCGGGCCCTCTACGAGCGCGTCCTCGCGGGGCGCTGA
- a CDS encoding beta-ketoacyl-ACP reductase, with protein sequence MTTTRTVLVTGGNRGIGYAIAQQFLAQGHRVAVTARSGEGPEGALTVRADVTDAESIDRAFAEVEAELGPVEVVVANAGITRDTLLMRMSEEEFTSVVDTNLTGAFRVVKRASKGMLKARFGRIVLISSVVGLYGSAGQVNYSASKAGLVGMARSLTRELGARGITANVVAPGFIETDMTDALPEAQQAEYKKNIPAGRFATPDEVAKVVAWIAGDDAGYISGAVIPVDGGLGMGH encoded by the coding sequence ATGACCACGACCCGCACCGTGCTGGTGACCGGAGGCAACCGCGGCATCGGCTACGCGATCGCGCAGCAGTTCCTCGCCCAGGGTCACCGCGTCGCCGTGACCGCTCGCTCGGGCGAGGGTCCGGAGGGGGCCCTCACGGTCCGCGCCGACGTGACCGACGCCGAGTCGATCGACCGCGCGTTCGCCGAGGTCGAGGCCGAACTCGGACCCGTCGAGGTCGTCGTCGCCAATGCGGGCATCACGCGCGACACCCTGCTCATGCGCATGAGCGAGGAGGAGTTCACGAGCGTCGTCGACACGAACCTCACGGGCGCGTTCCGCGTGGTCAAGCGCGCGTCGAAGGGCATGCTCAAGGCCCGCTTCGGCCGCATCGTGCTCATCTCGAGCGTCGTCGGGCTGTACGGCTCGGCCGGGCAGGTCAACTACTCGGCCTCGAAGGCCGGCCTGGTCGGCATGGCGCGCTCGCTCACGCGCGAGCTCGGCGCGCGCGGCATCACCGCGAACGTCGTGGCACCCGGGTTCATCGAGACCGACATGACCGACGCGCTCCCCGAGGCCCAGCAGGCCGAGTACAAGAAGAACATCCCCGCCGGCCGCTTCGCGACGCCCGACGAGGTCGCAAAGGTCGTCGCATGGATCGCGGGCGACGACGCCGGCTACATCTCCGGCGCCGTCATCCCGGTCGACGGCGGCCTCGGCATGGGCCACTGA
- a CDS encoding Sir2 family NAD-dependent protein deacetylase, whose translation MRGARVAVLTGAGVSTDSGIPDYRGAGAPPRSPMTFQTFLNSESARKRYWAGSHLGWRHFGAAEPNDGHRALAALEAGGVVSGVVTQNVDGLHRRAGSTHVVELHGASDRVLCLSCGQVFARQSIAERLEQLNPHIDLEVAIRPNPDGDVDVDDPDAIVIPECTVCGGVLKPDVVFFGEFVPTPVYRQAASLVQGADVLLVAGSSLVVNSGVRLLEIARRRRVPIIVVNRGVTKGDARATVKLDAGATETLTAMAEALVA comes from the coding sequence ATGCGCGGCGCTCGCGTGGCCGTGCTCACGGGCGCGGGGGTCAGCACCGACTCGGGCATCCCCGACTACCGCGGCGCGGGAGCGCCGCCGCGCAGCCCGATGACGTTCCAGACGTTCCTCAACTCCGAGAGCGCGCGCAAGCGCTACTGGGCGGGCAGCCACCTCGGCTGGCGGCACTTCGGCGCCGCCGAGCCGAACGACGGGCATCGCGCGCTGGCCGCGCTCGAGGCGGGCGGCGTCGTGTCGGGCGTGGTCACGCAGAACGTCGACGGGTTGCACCGCCGGGCCGGCAGCACGCATGTCGTCGAGCTGCACGGCGCATCCGACCGGGTGCTGTGCCTCTCGTGCGGGCAGGTGTTCGCGCGCCAGTCGATCGCCGAGCGGCTCGAGCAGCTCAACCCGCACATCGACCTCGAGGTCGCCATCCGCCCCAACCCCGACGGCGACGTCGACGTCGACGACCCCGACGCGATCGTGATCCCCGAATGCACCGTGTGCGGCGGCGTGCTCAAGCCCGACGTGGTCTTCTTCGGGGAGTTCGTGCCGACGCCCGTCTACCGGCAGGCGGCCTCGCTCGTGCAGGGCGCCGACGTGCTGCTCGTGGCGGGTTCCTCGCTCGTCGTGAACTCGGGCGTGCGCCTGCTCGAGATCGCGCGGCGCCGGCGGGTGCCGATCATCGTCGTGAACCGCGGCGTCACGAAGGGCGACGCGCGCGCGACCGTCAAGCTCGACGCGGGCGCCACCGAGACGCTCACGGCGATGGCGGAGGCGCTCGTCGCCTGA
- a CDS encoding glycosyltransferase family 4 protein produces the protein MRIVFDCRYVRIDHHDGISRFTAALVAEIGRRHPVTMLISDHRQLAKLPALPWELVSSPTSPREPWVARQVRKLRPDVVFSPMQTMGSWGRDYGLVLTLHDLIYYENRTPPRDLPAFVRGLWRLYHLAWWPQRMLLNRADAVVTVSETSAGLIRTHRLTRRPLTVVHNAADELGTPELPRTRPTAKHLVYMGSFMSYKGVDTLVRAAALLPDHELHLMSRISDEERRRLTRLAPEARLVFHDGATDAEYAELLAGATALVTASKAEGFGIPLVEAMRFGTPVVVTDIPIFREIGGDAAVYFPADDADAAARAIASLDEPGEWERRSAASADLVGRFTWSASAERLLELLLEVGEANGRAAHARR, from the coding sequence GTGAGGATCGTGTTCGACTGCCGCTACGTGCGCATCGACCACCACGACGGCATCAGTCGCTTCACGGCGGCGCTCGTGGCCGAGATCGGCCGGCGGCATCCGGTCACCATGCTCATCAGCGACCACCGCCAGCTCGCGAAGCTGCCCGCGCTGCCCTGGGAGCTCGTCAGCAGCCCGACGAGCCCGCGCGAGCCGTGGGTCGCCCGGCAGGTGCGCAAGCTCAGGCCCGACGTCGTGTTCTCGCCCATGCAGACGATGGGCTCGTGGGGGCGCGACTACGGCCTCGTGCTCACCCTGCACGACCTCATCTACTACGAGAACCGCACGCCGCCGCGCGACCTGCCCGCGTTCGTGCGCGGGCTGTGGCGCCTCTACCACCTGGCGTGGTGGCCGCAGCGGATGCTGCTGAACCGCGCCGACGCGGTCGTCACCGTCTCGGAGACGAGCGCCGGCCTGATCCGGACGCACCGGCTCACGAGGCGGCCCCTCACGGTCGTGCACAACGCCGCCGACGAACTCGGCACGCCGGAGCTGCCGCGCACCCGGCCGACCGCGAAGCACCTCGTCTACATGGGCTCGTTCATGTCGTACAAGGGCGTCGACACGCTCGTGCGCGCCGCCGCCCTGCTGCCCGACCACGAGCTGCACCTCATGAGCCGCATCTCCGATGAGGAGCGGCGCCGGCTCACCCGGCTCGCGCCCGAGGCGCGGCTCGTGTTCCACGACGGGGCGACCGACGCCGAGTACGCCGAGCTCCTGGCCGGCGCGACCGCGCTCGTGACCGCGTCGAAGGCCGAGGGATTCGGCATCCCGCTCGTCGAGGCCATGCGGTTCGGCACGCCCGTCGTGGTCACCGACATCCCGATCTTCCGTGAGATCGGCGGCGACGCGGCCGTGTACTTCCCGGCCGACGACGCCGACGCCGCGGCCCGGGCGATCGCGTCGCTCGACGAGCCGGGCGAATGGGAGCGCCGCTCCGCGGCATCCGCCGACCTGGTGGGTCGCTTCACCTGGAGTGCGTCCGCCGAGCGGCTCCTCGAGCTGCTGCTCGAGGTCGGCGAGGCGAACGGGCGCGCGGCGCACGCGCGGCGCTGA
- a CDS encoding exonuclease domain-containing protein: MEHSPAASWADTLAVFDLETTGIDIDTCRIVTAHVGVIGPDGEVLEQRQWIVDPGVEIPTAATLIHGITTERARLEGLAAVQGVAEIIGALRDVAARGLPIVAYNAAYDLSVLHREAERYGHEAFRGPGYVVDPLVIDKAVDRYRRGKRTLTAACEHYGVELLAAHDAGADAIAAGRVAQAIARAFPEVAACAVAELHARQVDWCREQAEGYQEWRRRNGEPEFTTSGAWPLR; the protein is encoded by the coding sequence ATGGAGCACTCCCCCGCCGCGTCGTGGGCCGACACCCTCGCCGTCTTCGACCTCGAGACGACCGGCATCGACATCGACACCTGCCGCATCGTCACCGCCCACGTCGGCGTGATCGGCCCCGATGGCGAGGTGCTCGAGCAACGGCAGTGGATCGTCGATCCGGGCGTCGAGATCCCGACCGCCGCGACGCTCATCCACGGCATCACGACCGAGCGCGCGCGCCTCGAGGGCCTCGCCGCCGTGCAGGGGGTCGCCGAGATCATCGGGGCGCTGCGGGATGTCGCGGCGCGCGGCCTGCCGATCGTCGCGTACAACGCCGCCTACGACCTCTCGGTGCTCCACCGCGAGGCCGAGCGGTACGGGCACGAGGCGTTCCGCGGGCCCGGCTACGTGGTCGACCCGCTCGTGATCGACAAGGCCGTCGACCGCTATCGGCGCGGCAAGCGCACGCTCACGGCCGCGTGCGAGCACTACGGCGTCGAGCTGCTCGCGGCGCACGATGCCGGAGCCGATGCGATCGCCGCCGGGCGCGTCGCGCAGGCGATCGCGCGCGCGTTCCCCGAGGTCGCGGCCTGCGCGGTCGCCGAACTGCACGCCCGCCAGGTCGACTGGTGCCGTGAGCAGGCCGAGGGCTACCAGGAGTGGCGCCGCCGCAACGGCGAGCCCGAGTTCACGACCTCAGGGGCGTGGCCGCTGCGCTGA
- a CDS encoding DUF3099 domain-containing protein, whose protein sequence is MKHQPLQSITSLPPSPEEERRARMIKYTVMMAIRVACIFALLFAKGWWILVFAAGAVFLPYFAVIVANVGTSRAGGEVERPGGIVPLRPEPFEPEPDRDDETPEAER, encoded by the coding sequence ATGAAGCACCAGCCCCTGCAGTCGATCACGTCGCTGCCTCCGTCGCCGGAGGAGGAGCGTCGCGCGCGCATGATCAAGTACACGGTCATGATGGCGATCCGCGTCGCGTGCATCTTCGCGCTGCTCTTCGCCAAGGGATGGTGGATCCTCGTCTTCGCCGCGGGCGCCGTCTTCCTTCCGTACTTCGCGGTGATCGTCGCGAACGTCGGCACGAGCCGGGCGGGCGGCGAGGTCGAGCGGCCCGGCGGCATCGTGCCGCTCCGGCCCGAGCCGTTCGAGCCCGAGCCCGACCGCGACGACGAGACCCCGGAGGCCGAGCGGTGA
- a CDS encoding type B 50S ribosomal protein L31, with the protein MKSDIHPAYDAVVFRDLASGATFLTRSTVSSDKTIELDGQTYPVIDVEISSESHPFYTGKQRIMDSAGRVEKFNKRFKNFGA; encoded by the coding sequence ATGAAGTCCGACATCCACCCCGCCTACGACGCCGTCGTCTTCCGCGACCTGGCCTCGGGCGCCACGTTCCTCACCCGCTCGACGGTCTCGAGCGACAAGACGATCGAGCTCGACGGCCAGACCTACCCGGTCATCGACGTCGAGATCTCGTCGGAGTCGCACCCGTTCTACACGGGCAAGCAGCGCATCATGGACTCGGCCGGTCGCGTCGAGAAGTTCAACAAGCGCTTCAAGAACTTCGGCGCGTAA
- a CDS encoding alpha/beta fold hydrolase, which translates to MIASPYADDLARIPVRERRAHVHGSDTAWWEYGDPGAPAIVMVHGFRGDHHGLEPIVAKLPGYRLIVPDLPGFGESSPFAEGPHDIDAYAAWLGEFAEAAGVTDGAAADGPRGWVLLGHSFGSIITSAAVARGLAPRELVLVNPIGAPALEGPRAIMTRLAVAYYRIAAALPERLGFALLRNRGIVRVMSVTMAKTEEPALRRFIHDQHDRYFSAFGDRDAVLEAFEASVSHDVREYAPAIHVPVLLVAAERDDVTPLAAQHRLRPLFDDAELAVIPGVGHLIHYETPAEAAGRIREFLEGDAA; encoded by the coding sequence ATGATCGCCTCACCGTACGCCGACGACCTCGCGCGCATCCCGGTGCGCGAACGCCGTGCCCACGTGCACGGCAGCGACACCGCGTGGTGGGAGTACGGCGACCCGGGCGCGCCCGCGATCGTGATGGTGCACGGATTCCGCGGCGACCACCACGGGCTCGAGCCGATCGTCGCGAAGCTTCCGGGGTACCGGCTGATCGTGCCCGACCTGCCGGGCTTCGGCGAGTCCTCGCCGTTCGCCGAGGGGCCGCACGACATCGACGCCTACGCGGCGTGGCTCGGCGAGTTCGCCGAGGCGGCCGGCGTGACGGATGGCGCGGCCGCCGACGGACCGCGCGGGTGGGTGCTCCTCGGCCATTCGTTCGGCTCGATCATCACGTCGGCCGCCGTCGCCAGAGGACTCGCGCCCCGCGAGCTCGTGCTCGTCAACCCGATCGGCGCGCCCGCGCTCGAGGGCCCCCGCGCGATCATGACCCGGCTGGCGGTCGCGTACTACCGCATCGCGGCCGCGCTGCCCGAGCGGCTCGGCTTCGCCCTGCTGCGCAACCGGGGGATCGTGCGCGTGATGAGCGTGACCATGGCCAAGACCGAGGAGCCGGCGCTGCGCCGCTTCATCCACGACCAGCACGACCGGTACTTCTCGGCGTTCGGCGACCGCGACGCGGTGCTCGAGGCATTCGAAGCCTCCGTCAGCCATGACGTCCGCGAGTACGCGCCCGCGATCCACGTGCCGGTGCTGCTCGTCGCGGCCGAACGCGACGACGTGACGCCGCTGGCCGCGCAGCACCGGCTGCGGCCGCTCTTCGACGACGCCGAGCTCGCCGTCATCCCCGGCGTCGGCCACCTCATCCACTACGAGACGCCCGCGGAGGCCGCCGGGCGCATCCGCGAGTTCCTCGAGGGGGATGCCGCGTGA
- a CDS encoding SMP-30/gluconolactonase/LRE family protein yields the protein MNARNVARALTTLALAGALAAAGSMPALAAPSGDHPGRLAESYPLPTGYQPEGIAIDARGTAYVGSLADGSIRGIDLRTGESELVSPAVGSPSVGLKVDRFDHLFVAGGPSGTARVVDTTSGEVLAEYALGAGFINDVAITTDSAWFTNSAAAELYRIPLGANGSLPEQSDVETLALGGDWQQQPGFNANGIAVTPDGSALLVVQSSTATLYRVDPTTGDATAVDLGGESLTFGDGLLTVGNRLYAVQNRLGIVSEFRLAPDGTSGTLLDRITSPLFDVPTTVAAYRDSLFLPNARFGTPDPANAAYDVIRVER from the coding sequence ATGAACGCTCGCAACGTCGCACGTGCCCTCACCACGCTCGCCCTCGCGGGCGCGCTCGCCGCAGCCGGATCGATGCCGGCCCTCGCCGCGCCATCCGGCGATCACCCCGGCCGACTGGCCGAGTCGTACCCGCTGCCCACCGGCTACCAGCCCGAGGGCATCGCGATCGACGCGCGCGGCACCGCCTACGTGGGCTCGCTCGCAGACGGGTCCATCCGCGGGATCGACCTCCGCACCGGGGAGTCCGAGCTCGTGAGCCCGGCGGTCGGCAGCCCATCGGTCGGCCTCAAGGTCGACCGGTTCGACCACCTGTTCGTCGCCGGCGGACCATCGGGCACGGCCCGCGTCGTCGACACGACGAGCGGCGAGGTGCTCGCCGAGTACGCGCTGGGCGCGGGCTTCATCAACGACGTGGCGATCACAACGGACTCCGCCTGGTTCACGAACAGCGCGGCCGCCGAGCTGTACCGGATCCCGCTCGGCGCGAACGGCAGCCTGCCCGAGCAGTCGGACGTCGAGACGCTCGCCCTCGGCGGCGACTGGCAGCAGCAGCCCGGCTTCAACGCGAACGGGATCGCGGTCACGCCCGACGGCAGCGCCCTGCTCGTCGTGCAGTCCTCGACGGCGACGCTCTACCGGGTCGACCCCACCACCGGCGACGCCACGGCGGTGGACCTCGGCGGCGAGTCGCTGACGTTCGGCGACGGCCTGCTCACGGTCGGCAACCGGCTCTACGCCGTGCAGAACCGACTCGGCATCGTGTCGGAGTTCCGGCTGGCACCGGATGGGACGAGCGGCACCCTCCTCGACCGGATCACGAGCCCGCTGTTCGACGTGCCCACGACGGTCGCCGCCTACCGCGACAGCCTGTTCCTGCCGAACGCGCGGTTCGGCACGCCCGACCCGGCGAACGCCGCGTACGACGTCATCCGCGTGGAGCGGTAG
- the serB gene encoding phosphoserine phosphatase SerB, with protein sequence MSAAAPGRSGGLLVVLDADSTLIREEAIELLAEAAGSLEHVAAVTERAMRGELDFAASLRERVATLAGLPVAEVVAARERLTPTPGVQELIDGVHAAGGRVGVVSGGFHELLDPLAERLGLDFCRANRLEVDGGRLTGRVLGDIVDAEAKRHALEEWAAASGTPLARTIAVGDGANDLRMLDRAALGVAFCAKPVVRAEADVAIDRVDLSGVLALAGLRG encoded by the coding sequence GTGAGCGCCGCCGCCCCCGGCCGCTCCGGCGGCCTGCTCGTCGTGCTCGACGCCGACTCGACGCTGATCCGCGAGGAGGCCATCGAGCTCCTCGCCGAGGCGGCCGGCAGCCTCGAGCACGTCGCCGCGGTGACCGAACGGGCGATGCGCGGCGAGCTCGACTTCGCCGCGAGCCTGCGCGAGCGCGTCGCGACCCTCGCCGGGCTCCCCGTCGCCGAGGTCGTCGCGGCTCGCGAGCGGCTCACCCCGACGCCCGGCGTGCAGGAGCTCATCGACGGCGTCCACGCGGCCGGCGGCCGGGTGGGCGTGGTCTCCGGCGGATTCCACGAACTCCTCGACCCGCTCGCCGAGCGCCTCGGCCTCGATTTCTGCCGCGCCAACCGCCTCGAGGTCGACGGTGGTCGGCTCACGGGCCGCGTGCTCGGCGACATCGTCGACGCCGAGGCGAAGCGGCACGCGCTCGAGGAGTGGGCCGCGGCATCCGGCACGCCCCTCGCGCGCACCATCGCGGTGGGCGACGGCGCGAACGACCTGCGCATGCTCGACCGGGCGGCGCTCGGCGTCGCGTTCTGCGCGAAGCCCGTCGTGCGGGCCGAGGCGGATGTCGCGATCGACCGCGTCGACCTCAGCGGCGTGCTCGCGCTGGCGGGCCTGCGGGGCTGA